A genomic region of Pseudomonas sp. MPC6 contains the following coding sequences:
- a CDS encoding spermidine synthase: MTEERVEHLLAEVQDEFGVIRVLEVADYRFLEFGDAIEQSCVFTADPSWLEYDYTRAMLIGALCHEQPENALFLGLGAGTLTQACLKFLPLEDVEAIELRPDVPRLAIEYLGLDDDPRLYIRVGDALELLDTAEPADLIFVDLYTDVGPGVGHLAWSFLENCQKRLNPGGWLVINQWATDDGKPLGAALLRGLYHRHYWELPVKEGNVILLVPAELDQELDMDGLIARAEGLAPRLGYSLQSLIKAIRPAT; this comes from the coding sequence ATGACTGAGGAGCGCGTCGAGCATCTGCTCGCCGAGGTACAGGATGAGTTCGGCGTGATTCGCGTGCTGGAAGTGGCCGATTACCGTTTTCTCGAGTTCGGTGATGCCATCGAGCAAAGCTGCGTGTTCACCGCGGACCCCAGCTGGCTCGAATACGATTACACCCGCGCGATGCTGATCGGCGCGCTGTGCCACGAACAGCCGGAAAACGCGCTGTTCCTCGGGCTGGGGGCCGGTACCTTGACCCAGGCTTGCCTCAAGTTCCTGCCGCTGGAAGACGTCGAAGCCATCGAACTGCGCCCCGACGTGCCGCGCCTGGCCATCGAATACCTTGGGCTGGATGACGATCCGCGCCTGTATATCCGTGTCGGCGATGCGCTGGAGCTGCTGGATACGGCGGAACCGGCGGACCTGATTTTCGTCGACCTCTACACCGATGTCGGCCCGGGTGTCGGGCATCTGGCGTGGAGCTTCCTGGAGAACTGTCAGAAACGCCTGAACCCGGGGGGCTGGCTGGTGATCAACCAGTGGGCGACCGATGACGGCAAGCCGTTGGGCGCAGCGTTGTTGCGCGGGCTTTATCACCGGCATTACTGGGAGCTGCCGGTGAAGGAGGGCAATGTGATTCTGCTGGTGCCTGCGGAGCTGGATCAGGAACTGGACATGGACGGCTTGATCGCCCGGGCCGAAGGGCTGGCGCCGCGGTTGGGGTATTCGTTGCAGTCGCTGATCAAGGCCATCCGCCCGGCAACCTAA
- a CDS encoding crotonase/enoyl-CoA hydratase family protein has translation MNQPGRSRVTRERRGHVLLLGLDRVAKRNAFDLDLLNELSLAYGEFEADSEARVAVVFGHGEHFTAGLDLINASAALAEGWQAPPGGCDPWGVFAGPRVSKPVIVAAQGYCLTIGIELMLAADINLCASNTRFAQKEVQRGIFPFGGATLRLHQVAGWGNAMRWLLTGDEFDAHDALHLGLVQEVMASEDLLPRALELAERIARQAPLGVQATLMSARQARYEGETAAAQALPALVKKLLASEDAKEGVRSMVEKRPGVFKGL, from the coding sequence ATGAATCAGCCCGGCCGCAGTCGTGTAACCCGTGAACGTCGCGGTCATGTCCTGTTGCTCGGTCTGGATCGGGTGGCCAAGCGCAATGCCTTCGATCTCGACCTGCTCAATGAGTTGAGCCTGGCCTATGGCGAATTCGAGGCCGACAGCGAGGCGCGGGTGGCGGTGGTGTTTGGCCATGGCGAGCATTTCACCGCCGGGCTCGATCTGATCAACGCCAGCGCGGCCCTGGCCGAAGGCTGGCAGGCACCGCCAGGCGGCTGTGATCCGTGGGGGGTGTTTGCCGGGCCCAGGGTGAGCAAACCGGTGATCGTCGCCGCGCAAGGCTATTGCCTGACCATCGGTATCGAGCTGATGCTGGCCGCTGATATCAACCTGTGCGCGAGCAACACTCGCTTCGCCCAGAAGGAAGTGCAGCGCGGCATATTCCCGTTCGGCGGCGCGACGTTGCGCCTGCATCAAGTCGCGGGCTGGGGCAATGCCATGCGCTGGCTGCTGACCGGCGATGAATTCGACGCCCATGACGCCTTGCACCTGGGGTTGGTGCAGGAAGTCATGGCCAGTGAGGATTTGCTGCCGCGAGCGCTCGAGCTGGCGGAGCGGATCGCCCGGCAGGCGCCGCTTGGGGTGCAGGCGACCTTGATGTCGGCCCGGCAGGCGCGTTATGAAGGGGAAACGGCGGCGGCCCAGGCGTTGCCGGCGCTGGTGAAGAAGTTGCTGGCCAGTGAGGATGCCAAGGAAGGTGTGCGGTCGATGGTCGAGAAGCGGCCTGGGGTGTTCAAAGGGCTTTGA
- a CDS encoding DEAD/DEAH box helicase — protein sequence MTQETGGFAAFNLNPNILAAVIATGYEEPSAIQQQSIPIIMAGHDMIGQAQTGTGKTAAFALPILHRIDPAKREPQALILAPTRELALQVATAFETYAKQMPGVTVVAVYGGAPMGPQLKAIRNGAQIVVATPGRLCDHLRRDEKVLSTVNHLVLDEADEMLKLGFMDDLEVIFKSLPPTRQTVLFSATLPQSIRAIAERHLRDPQHVKIQTKTQTVTAIEQAHLLVHADQKTSAVLSLLEVEDFDALIMFVRTKQATLDLASALEAKGYKAAALNGDIAQNQRERVIESLKDGRLDIVVATDVAARGLDVPRITHVFNVDMPYDPESYVHRIGRTGRAGREGRALLLVTPRERRMLQVIERVTGQKVAEVRLPDAQAVLDARIKKLTNSLSPLVADAESTHGELLDRLTADIGCTPRALAAALLRKATNAQALTLAAIEKERPLVPNNAPRGDRPERTGDRPDRGDRERRAPVPLAEGRARCRTALGARDGIAAKNLLGAILNEGGLAREAIGRIQVRDSFSLVELPEDGLEKLLSKLKDTRVAGKQLKLRRYRED from the coding sequence ATGACCCAGGAAACCGGCGGCTTCGCCGCTTTTAATCTTAATCCGAATATTCTTGCAGCCGTCATTGCGACTGGCTACGAAGAGCCTTCGGCTATTCAGCAGCAATCGATCCCGATCATCATGGCCGGCCACGACATGATTGGCCAGGCGCAAACCGGTACCGGTAAAACCGCCGCGTTCGCCCTGCCAATCCTGCATCGCATCGATCCTGCCAAGCGCGAGCCGCAAGCCCTGATCCTGGCGCCAACCCGTGAGTTGGCGCTGCAAGTAGCAACCGCTTTCGAAACCTACGCCAAGCAAATGCCGGGCGTTACCGTTGTGGCCGTTTACGGCGGCGCCCCTATGGGTCCACAACTGAAAGCAATCCGTAATGGCGCACAGATCGTTGTCGCCACGCCGGGCCGTCTGTGCGACCACCTGCGTCGCGACGAAAAAGTCCTGTCGACCGTGAACCACCTGGTTCTCGACGAAGCGGACGAAATGCTCAAACTGGGTTTCATGGACGACCTCGAAGTTATCTTCAAGTCTCTGCCGCCAACCCGTCAGACCGTATTGTTCTCGGCGACCCTGCCGCAGTCGATCCGTGCCATTGCCGAGCGTCACCTGCGTGATCCGCAGCACGTGAAGATCCAGACCAAGACTCAGACCGTTACCGCGATCGAACAGGCTCACCTGTTGGTTCACGCTGACCAGAAGACCTCGGCTGTATTGAGCCTGCTGGAAGTCGAAGACTTCGACGCCCTGATCATGTTCGTGCGCACCAAGCAAGCGACCCTGGACCTGGCCAGTGCCCTGGAAGCCAAAGGCTACAAAGCCGCCGCGCTGAACGGTGACATTGCCCAGAACCAACGTGAACGCGTGATCGAATCCCTCAAGGATGGCCGTCTGGACATCGTTGTGGCGACCGACGTTGCCGCCCGTGGCCTGGACGTTCCGCGCATCACTCACGTGTTCAACGTTGACATGCCGTACGACCCAGAGTCCTACGTGCACCGTATCGGCCGTACCGGCCGTGCCGGTCGCGAAGGTCGTGCACTGCTGCTGGTAACTCCGCGTGAGCGCCGCATGCTGCAAGTGATCGAGCGTGTAACCGGTCAGAAAGTGGCCGAAGTTCGCCTGCCGGACGCTCAAGCTGTTCTTGATGCCCGCATCAAGAAGTTGACTAACAGCCTGTCGCCGCTGGTGGCTGATGCCGAATCGACTCACGGTGAGTTGCTGGACCGCCTGACTGCCGACATCGGTTGCACCCCGCGTGCCCTGGCCGCTGCGCTGCTGCGCAAGGCCACCAACGCTCAGGCGCTGACCCTGGCTGCAATCGAGAAAGAACGCCCACTGGTGCCGAACAACGCACCGCGTGGCGATCGTCCTGAGCGTACCGGTGATCGTCCGGACCGTGGTGATCGCGAGCGTCGTGCTCCGGTTCCATTGGCCGAAGGTCGTGCCCGTTGCCGTACCGCGCTGGGCGCGCGTGACGGTATCGCGGCGAAGAACCTGCTGGGCGCTATCCTCAATGAGGGTGGTCTGGCTCGCGAAGCAATCGGTCGCATCCAGGTGCGTGACAGCTTCAGCCTCGTCGAGCTGCCGGAAGATGGTCTGGAGAAGCTGCTGAGCAAGCTGAAGGACACTCGCGTTGCCGGTAAGCAGTTGAAGCTGCGTCGCTATCGCGAAGATTGA
- a CDS encoding amidohydrolase, which produces MQLTRIAQTCLLTLFGALAGHASADTLEGARTHIAEQAKALEPELLETRRDIHAHPELGNTEQRTSQLVAKQLRAMGLEVKTGVARTGVVAILKGALPGPTVALRADMDALPVKEVSDLPFASKAKGTYLGKEVDVMHACGHDAHTAILLSTAKILTGMRDTLPGTVVFYFQPAEEGPSDFIPDGKNTWGAKMMIEEGVMESPKPDAVFGLHVWAGVPAGRIAYRPGPTLASSDDLRIKILGKQTHAGRPWDGIDPITVGAQTIVGLQTVVSRRTDISSYPSVVSIGTINGGTRYNIIPESVDMSGTIRSYDYAIRQKLHADVRQTVEKIAESGGAKAEVTIIEKYDPTINNPALTEKMLPTLRWAAKDDVVQGPLVGGAEDFSFYAKEAPGLFVFLGVTPKDQDMSKAAPNHNPGFFVDEAALVVGVRTLASLATDYLYANAKP; this is translated from the coding sequence ATGCAGCTGACCCGCATCGCACAAACCTGTTTGCTGACCCTGTTCGGCGCACTGGCCGGTCACGCCAGCGCCGACACACTCGAAGGCGCGCGCACGCACATTGCCGAACAGGCCAAGGCCCTGGAGCCCGAGCTACTGGAAACCCGCCGCGATATCCACGCCCACCCGGAACTGGGCAACACCGAACAACGCACCTCGCAATTGGTCGCCAAACAACTGCGGGCCATGGGCCTTGAGGTGAAAACCGGCGTCGCCCGCACCGGCGTGGTGGCCATCCTCAAAGGCGCCCTGCCCGGACCGACCGTCGCGTTGCGCGCCGACATGGATGCGCTGCCGGTCAAGGAAGTCTCGGACCTGCCTTTCGCCTCGAAAGCCAAAGGCACCTACCTCGGCAAAGAGGTCGACGTGATGCACGCTTGCGGCCACGACGCGCACACCGCCATCCTGCTGAGCACGGCGAAAATCCTCACCGGCATGCGCGACACCCTGCCCGGCACGGTAGTGTTCTATTTCCAGCCGGCAGAAGAAGGCCCGAGCGATTTTATCCCCGACGGCAAAAACACCTGGGGCGCGAAAATGATGATTGAAGAAGGCGTGATGGAATCGCCGAAACCGGACGCGGTGTTTGGCCTGCACGTCTGGGCGGGTGTCCCCGCCGGCCGGATCGCCTATCGCCCTGGCCCGACCCTGGCCAGCTCCGATGACCTGCGCATCAAGATTCTCGGCAAGCAGACCCATGCCGGGCGCCCGTGGGACGGCATCGACCCGATCACCGTCGGTGCGCAAACCATCGTCGGCCTGCAAACCGTGGTCAGCCGCCGTACCGACATTTCGTCCTATCCGTCGGTGGTCAGCATTGGCACGATCAACGGCGGCACCCGCTACAACATCATTCCCGAGTCCGTGGACATGAGCGGCACCATCCGCTCCTACGACTATGCCATCCGCCAGAAGCTGCACGCCGACGTACGCCAGACCGTGGAGAAAATCGCCGAAAGCGGCGGCGCCAAGGCTGAAGTGACGATCATCGAGAAGTATGACCCGACGATCAACAACCCGGCGCTGACCGAGAAAATGCTGCCGACCTTGCGCTGGGCAGCCAAGGACGATGTGGTGCAGGGGCCGTTGGTGGGTGGCGCCGAAGACTTTTCCTTCTACGCCAAGGAAGCGCCGGGGTTGTTTGTATTCCTGGGGGTCACGCCCAAAGACCAGGACATGAGCAAGGCGGCGCCGAATCATAATCCGGGGTTCTTTGTCGATGAGGCGGCGCTGGTGGTCGGCGTGCGGACGCTGGCGTCATTGGCCACGGACTATCTCTACGCCAACGCCAAACCCTGA
- a CDS encoding mechanosensitive ion channel domain-containing protein — MFARLFALPSLLLVCLMTLLPLAPAQAVGLPGMLGGSAKSQPEAQEPLGQSLDEVIKSLENDQQRSKLLTDLKKLRDATKKAQPATEQGVLGLIGGTLASLEKQFSGADSPLTRWSEEYDLAKDELNALIVPANEWLPIIFAFAMILMVWSLLAAVLIWLSHRVRMRFGLTEELPQHPSALDMLRFALRKLGPWLIALVMTVYMSYALPSSLGKSLAMVLAYALVVGTCFSAICVIAFSVLDGPHRHRALYILRHQAFRPLWLIGSFAAFGEALSDPRLVESLGTHLAHTAATIANVLAALSTGLFILRFRRPIAHLIRNQPLSRRLTRRALSDTIDILGTFWYIPALVLVGISLFATFVSAGDTSTALRQSLICTVLLVLCMVINGLVRRHSLKPQRGVKRHALYSDRLKSFFYTLAHLLVWLAFIELGLRVWGLSLIAFTEGEGHEISVKLFSLGGTLIFAWLIWILSDTAVHHALTRSRKGLANARAQTMMPLIRNVLFVAIFIIALIVALANMGMNVTPLLAGAGVIGLAIGFGAQSLVADLITGLFIIIEDSLAIDDYVDVGGHLGTVEGLTIRTVRLRDIDGIVHTIPFSEIKSIKNYSREFGYAIFRVAVPSNMDIDNAIKLMREVGQKIRTDPLQRRNIWSPLEIQGVESFESGNAILRARFKTAPIKQWEVSRAFNLSLKRHLDEAGFDLATPRMSVQVITAGGGQVQE, encoded by the coding sequence GTGTTCGCTCGTCTTTTTGCCCTGCCATCCCTCCTCCTCGTCTGCCTCATGACGCTGCTGCCGTTGGCCCCTGCCCAGGCAGTCGGCTTGCCGGGCATGCTCGGCGGTTCGGCGAAGTCCCAGCCAGAGGCGCAAGAACCCCTGGGGCAGTCCCTGGACGAAGTCATCAAGTCGCTGGAGAACGATCAGCAACGATCCAAGTTGCTGACCGACCTGAAAAAGCTGCGCGATGCCACCAAAAAGGCCCAACCCGCCACCGAACAGGGTGTGCTCGGGCTGATCGGTGGAACGCTTGCCAGTCTGGAGAAGCAGTTTTCCGGTGCAGACAGCCCGCTCACGCGCTGGTCCGAAGAGTACGATCTCGCCAAGGACGAACTGAACGCCTTGATCGTGCCGGCCAATGAATGGCTGCCGATCATCTTTGCCTTTGCCATGATTCTGATGGTCTGGAGCTTGCTCGCCGCCGTGCTTATCTGGCTCAGCCACCGTGTGCGCATGCGCTTCGGCCTGACCGAAGAGTTGCCGCAACATCCCAGCGCCCTGGACATGCTGCGCTTCGCCTTGCGCAAACTCGGGCCGTGGCTGATTGCGCTGGTGATGACGGTCTACATGAGCTACGCCCTGCCCTCGTCATTGGGTAAAAGCCTGGCCATGGTATTGGCGTATGCGCTGGTGGTCGGTACCTGTTTCTCCGCGATCTGCGTCATCGCTTTTTCCGTACTCGACGGACCGCACCGCCACCGCGCCCTGTATATCCTGCGCCACCAGGCCTTTCGGCCGTTGTGGCTGATCGGCAGCTTCGCCGCGTTCGGTGAAGCCTTGAGTGATCCGCGCCTGGTCGAAAGCCTCGGCACGCACCTGGCGCACACCGCGGCAACGATTGCCAATGTCCTGGCCGCGCTGTCCACCGGACTGTTCATTCTGCGCTTCCGGCGCCCTATCGCTCACCTGATCCGCAACCAGCCACTGTCCCGACGCCTGACCCGCCGCGCGCTCAGCGACACCATCGATATCCTCGGGACCTTCTGGTACATACCTGCCCTGGTGCTGGTGGGTATTTCGCTGTTCGCCACTTTTGTTTCAGCCGGCGACACCAGCACGGCGCTGCGCCAGTCGCTGATCTGCACCGTGCTGCTGGTGCTGTGCATGGTCATCAACGGGCTGGTGCGCCGCCACTCGCTCAAACCGCAGCGAGGCGTGAAGCGGCATGCGCTGTACTCCGATCGCCTGAAAAGCTTCTTCTACACCCTCGCCCATCTGCTGGTGTGGCTGGCATTCATCGAGCTCGGCCTGCGGGTCTGGGGCCTGTCGCTGATCGCCTTCACTGAAGGCGAAGGCCATGAAATCAGCGTCAAACTGTTCAGCCTCGGCGGCACGCTGATTTTTGCCTGGCTGATCTGGATTCTCAGCGACACCGCCGTGCACCACGCCCTCACCCGCTCGCGCAAAGGCCTGGCCAACGCCCGCGCGCAGACGATGATGCCGCTGATCCGCAACGTGCTGTTCGTGGCCATTTTCATCATCGCGCTGATCGTCGCCCTGGCCAACATGGGCATGAACGTCACGCCGCTGCTGGCCGGCGCCGGGGTGATCGGCCTGGCCATCGGTTTCGGTGCCCAGTCGCTGGTCGCCGACCTGATCACCGGGTTGTTCATCATCATCGAAGACTCCCTGGCCATCGACGACTACGTGGACGTCGGCGGCCACCTGGGCACCGTCGAAGGCCTGACCATCCGCACCGTGCGCCTGCGGGACATCGACGGCATCGTCCACACCATTCCGTTCAGCGAAATCAAAAGCATCAAGAACTACTCGCGGGAATTCGGCTACGCCATCTTCCGGGTGGCAGTGCCTTCGAACATGGACATCGATAACGCGATCAAACTGATGCGCGAAGTCGGGCAGAAGATCCGCACCGATCCGCTGCAACGGCGCAATATCTGGTCGCCACTGGAGATCCAGGGGGTCGAGAGTTTCGAGTCGGGCAATGCGATCCTGCGCGCCCGTTTCAAGACCGCGCCGATCAAGCAGTGGGAGGTGTCACGGGCGTTCAACCTGTCACTCAAGCGCCATCTGGATGAGGCCGGCTTCGATCTGGCGACGCCACGCATGAGTGTGCAAGTGATCACGGCCGGTGGCGGCCAGGTTCAGGAATAG
- a CDS encoding M18 family aminopeptidase, whose product MREELNQGLIDFLKASPTPFHATASLVQRLEAAGYQRLDEREPWTTETHGRYYVTRNDSSIVAIKMGRHSPLHGGIRLVGAHTDSPCLRVKPQPELQRQGFWQLGVEVYGGALLAPWFDRDLSLAGRVTFRRDGKVESQLVDFKAPIATIPNLAIHLNREANMGWAINAQTELPPILAQFAGDERVDFRAVLTNQLALEHGLNADVVLDYELSFYDTQSAAIIGLHGDFIAGARLDNLLSCYAGLQALLTTETDETCVLVCNDHEEVGSSSACGADGPMLEQTLRRLLPEGDEFVRTIQRSLLVSADNAHGVHPNYADKHDANHGPKLNAGPVIKVNSNQRYATNSETAGFFRHLCMAEEVPVQSFVVRSDMGCGSTIGPITASHLGVRTVDIGLPTFAMHSIRELCGSHDLAHLVKVLSAFYACRELP is encoded by the coding sequence ATGCGCGAAGAGTTGAACCAAGGCCTGATCGACTTCCTCAAGGCCTCCCCTACCCCGTTTCATGCCACCGCCAGCCTGGTACAGCGCCTGGAAGCGGCGGGCTATCAACGCCTCGACGAGCGCGAGCCATGGACCACCGAAACCCATGGTCGCTACTACGTCACCCGTAACGACTCTTCGATCGTCGCCATCAAGATGGGCCGTCATTCGCCGCTGCACGGCGGGATTCGCCTGGTCGGCGCCCACACCGACAGCCCCTGCCTGCGGGTCAAGCCCCAGCCGGAACTGCAACGCCAGGGCTTCTGGCAACTGGGCGTGGAAGTCTATGGCGGCGCGCTGCTGGCGCCGTGGTTCGATCGTGACCTGTCGCTGGCCGGCCGCGTGACCTTCCGCCGTGACGGCAAGGTCGAGAGTCAGCTGGTCGACTTCAAGGCACCGATCGCCACGATCCCGAACCTGGCCATTCACCTCAATCGCGAAGCCAATATGGGTTGGGCCATCAACGCCCAGACCGAGCTGCCACCGATACTCGCGCAATTTGCCGGTGACGAACGGGTCGACTTCCGCGCCGTGCTCACCAACCAGCTCGCCCTGGAGCATGGGCTGAACGCCGACGTGGTGCTGGATTACGAGCTGAGCTTCTACGACACCCAAAGCGCTGCGATCATTGGCCTGCATGGCGACTTCATCGCCGGTGCGCGCCTGGACAACCTGCTGTCGTGCTACGCCGGCCTGCAAGCCTTGCTGACGACCGAGACCGACGAAACCTGCGTGCTGGTCTGCAATGACCACGAAGAAGTCGGCTCCAGCTCCGCCTGCGGTGCCGATGGCCCGATGCTCGAGCAAACCCTGCGCCGCCTGCTGCCTGAAGGTGATGAATTCGTAAGGACCATTCAGCGATCCCTGCTGGTCTCGGCCGACAATGCCCACGGCGTGCACCCCAACTACGCCGACAAGCACGACGCCAACCACGGCCCGAAACTCAATGCCGGCCCGGTGATCAAGGTCAACAGCAACCAGCGCTACGCCACCAACAGCGAAACCGCCGGGTTCTTCCGCCATCTGTGCATGGCCGAAGAAGTCCCGGTGCAGAGCTTCGTGGTGCGCAGCGACATGGGCTGCGGCTCGACCATCGGCCCGATCACCGCCAGCCACCTGGGCGTGCGCACCGTCGACATCGGCTTGCCGACGTTCGCCATGCACTCGATCCGCGAGCTGTGCGGCAGCCATGACCTGGCGCACCTGGTCAAGGTGCTGAGCGCGTTCTACGCCTGCCGCGAGTTGCCGTAG
- a CDS encoding RluA family pseudouridine synthase, whose product MPLSNIRIIHQDAAVLVVDKPTLLLSVPGRADDNKDCLITRLQENGYPEARIVHRLDWETSGIILLARDPDTHRELSRQFHDRETEKAYTALCWGQPELDSGSIDLPLRYDPPTKPRHVVDHEFGKHALTFWRVLERCSDWCRVELTPITGRSHQLRVHMLSIGHPLLGDGLYAHEQALAAWPRLCLHASMLSFTHPQTGERLRFECPAPF is encoded by the coding sequence ATGCCGTTGTCCAACATCCGCATCATCCATCAGGACGCCGCCGTACTGGTGGTGGATAAGCCGACCCTGTTGCTCTCCGTCCCCGGCCGGGCTGACGACAACAAGGACTGCCTGATTACCCGCCTGCAAGAAAACGGCTACCCGGAAGCGCGAATCGTCCATCGACTGGATTGGGAAACGTCCGGCATCATTCTGCTGGCCCGTGATCCGGACACCCATCGCGAGCTGTCTCGGCAATTTCACGACCGTGAAACCGAAAAAGCCTACACCGCACTGTGCTGGGGTCAACCGGAACTCGACAGTGGCAGCATCGACCTCCCCCTGCGCTACGACCCGCCGACCAAACCACGCCACGTGGTGGACCATGAATTCGGCAAGCATGCCCTGACCTTCTGGCGCGTGCTGGAACGTTGCAGCGACTGGTGCCGCGTCGAGCTGACGCCGATCACCGGCCGCTCCCATCAACTGCGCGTGCACATGCTGTCCATCGGTCATCCGCTGCTGGGTGACGGGCTCTATGCACACGAACAGGCCCTGGCCGCCTGGCCGCGCCTGTGCCTGCACGCCAGCATGCTCAGCTTCACCCATCCGCAAACCGGCGAACGCTTGCGATTCGAATGCCCGGCACCGTTCTAG
- the minE gene encoding cell division topological specificity factor MinE, with the protein MNIFDFFRANKKPSTASVAKERLQIIVAHERGQRSTPDYLPALQKELVEVIRKYVNIGSDDVHVALENQGSCSILELNITLPDR; encoded by the coding sequence ATGAACATTTTTGACTTCTTTCGTGCCAACAAGAAGCCAAGTACCGCCTCGGTAGCGAAAGAGCGTCTACAGATCATCGTGGCGCATGAACGCGGCCAGCGCAGTACGCCGGACTACTTGCCAGCCTTGCAGAAGGAACTGGTGGAAGTGATCCGCAAGTACGTCAATATCGGGTCCGATGACGTGCACGTCGCTCTGGAAAACCAGGGCAGCTGCTCGATTCTGGAACTCAATATCACCCTGCCTGACCGCTAG
- the minD gene encoding septum site-determining protein MinD, whose translation MAKILVVTSGKGGVGKTTTSAAIGTGLALRGHKTVIVDFDVGLRNLDLIMGCERRVVYDFVNVVNGEANLQQALIKDKRLENLYVLAASQTRDKDALTVEGVEKVLMALKADFEFVVCDSPAGIEKGAHLAMYFADEAIIVTNPEVSSVRDSDRMLGLLASKSRRAEKGEDPIKEHLLLTRYNPQRVSDGEMLGVEDVKEILAVTLLGVIPESQAVLKASNSGVPVILDDQSDAGQAYSDAVDRLLGKTVEHRFLDVTKKGFFERLFGGR comes from the coding sequence TTGGCCAAGATTCTCGTGGTTACATCCGGCAAGGGTGGTGTGGGTAAGACCACCACCAGCGCCGCTATCGGTACCGGCCTCGCTCTGCGTGGTCACAAAACAGTCATCGTCGACTTCGACGTCGGCTTGCGTAACCTCGACCTGATCATGGGTTGCGAACGTCGCGTGGTGTATGACTTCGTCAATGTCGTGAACGGCGAAGCCAACCTGCAGCAAGCGTTGATCAAAGACAAACGCCTGGAAAACCTCTACGTACTGGCCGCCAGTCAGACCCGCGACAAAGACGCGCTGACTGTCGAAGGCGTGGAAAAAGTCCTGATGGCGCTCAAGGCAGACTTTGAATTCGTTGTCTGCGACTCCCCGGCCGGTATCGAGAAAGGTGCTCACCTGGCGATGTACTTCGCCGATGAAGCGATCATCGTGACCAACCCGGAAGTGTCTTCGGTACGTGACTCGGACCGCATGCTCGGCCTGCTGGCCAGCAAGTCGCGCCGCGCTGAAAAGGGCGAAGATCCGATCAAGGAACATTTGCTGCTGACCCGTTACAACCCACAACGGGTCAGTGACGGCGAAATGCTCGGCGTCGAAGACGTCAAGGAAATCCTGGCGGTCACCCTGCTGGGTGTCATTCCGGAATCCCAGGCGGTTCTCAAGGCATCCAACTCCGGCGTGCCGGTAATCCTCGACGATCAGAGCGACGCCGGCCAGGCGTATAGCGATGCGGTCGATCGTCTGTTGGGTAAAACCGTGGAACATCGCTTCCTCGATGTCACGAAGAAGGGATTCTTCGAGCGCCTGTTTGGAGGTAGGTAA
- the minC gene encoding septum site-determining protein MinC produces MSKIDPLDQDPVFQLKGSMLAITVLELARNDLENLDRQLAAKVAQAPNFFSNAPLVLALDKLPPHEGAVDLPGLMRICRQHGLRTLAIRASRIEDIAAAIAVDLPVLPPSGARERALDPNEGEVKKKPEKPPEPTIKPTKIITSPVRGGQQIYAQGCDLVVVSSVSPGAELLADGNIHVYGPMRGRVLAGVKGDTKARIFCQQMSAELVSIAGHYKVSEDLRRDPLWGSGVQVSLSGDVLNIIRL; encoded by the coding sequence ATGAGCAAAATCGATCCGCTAGACCAAGATCCCGTGTTCCAGTTGAAGGGCAGCATGCTTGCCATCACGGTGCTGGAACTGGCCCGTAACGACCTCGAGAACCTCGATCGGCAACTGGCCGCCAAGGTGGCCCAGGCGCCTAACTTCTTCAGCAACGCGCCGTTGGTGCTGGCCCTGGACAAACTGCCGCCCCACGAAGGCGCCGTCGATCTGCCCGGCCTGATGCGCATTTGCCGCCAGCACGGCCTGCGCACCCTGGCGATCCGTGCCAGCCGCATCGAGGACATCGCCGCCGCCATCGCGGTCGACCTGCCGGTGCTGCCACCGTCCGGCGCCCGGGAACGCGCGCTGGACCCAAACGAAGGCGAGGTGAAGAAAAAACCGGAGAAACCGCCGGAGCCGACGATCAAGCCGACCAAGATCATCACGTCGCCGGTACGCGGTGGCCAGCAGATTTATGCCCAGGGTTGCGATCTGGTGGTGGTCTCGTCGGTCAGTCCCGGGGCGGAACTTCTCGCCGATGGGAACATCCATGTATACGGCCCGATGCGCGGTCGTGTGCTGGCCGGGGTCAAAGGCGACACCAAAGCCAGGATTTTCTGTCAGCAGATGAGCGCTGAACTAGTCTCCATTGCAGGCCATTACAAGGTGTCGGAGGACCTGCGTCGCGACCCTTTGTGGGGCTCGGGCGTGCAGGTCAGCCTGTCGGGCGATGTGTTGAACATCATTCGGCTTTAA